In a genomic window of Candidatus Paceibacterota bacterium:
- the secG gene encoding preprotein translocase subunit SecG → MQVIVSALPYIQIVLAVLLTVAILIQHSDASTGAAFGGGDSATLHHTRRGPELVIFVATIVLAVLFVASSVAALLI, encoded by the coding sequence ATGCAAGTTATAGTCTCCGCACTACCTTATATACAGATTGTATTGGCCGTACTGCTCACAGTCGCCATTCTCATCCAACACTCTGACGCAAGTACAGGCGCGGCTTTTGGTGGTGGCGATAGTGCCACTCTCCATCACACCCGACGAGGACCTGAGCTGGTTATTTTCGTAGCCACTATTGTCCTAGCTGTCCTATTTGTCGCATCATCGGTCGCCGCTCTCTTGATCTAG
- a CDS encoding ABC transporter substrate-binding protein has product MRLKISKAFASFSLTEKVIFGIFAVALVISTAVILWNINNQFMTEVPVSGGTIQEGIVGYPRLINPLFTYTDAGNDLTSLIYSGLMKANPDGTLSPDLAKSYSVSKDGLTYSFILKNNLTFQDGTPLTTDDVEFTIQKATDPALKSPKAANWDGVVIDKISPTEIHFILKKPYSPFLENTTLGILPQHIWKDIDDDLWPISIFNQEPIGSGPYRIKTTSKNKSGLYQYYHLVPFAQYSLSRPYISNLIIRFYTSDQALIEAYKKGEIDTLDGITADEAQSLVKTGAHVLTTPLPRIFGIFFNQNQATVLVNKEVRQALNIAIDRTALINTVLDGYGIPATGAVPDLSTNIPANGLASSTADTASSTQDQLIAQARDILTKAGWKPDANGIMTKQIKNGKQTSTQVLRFSISTSDAPDLKQTASIVQNIWRQVGADVSVKVFNLSDLNQSVIRPRNYDALLFGTAIGRDMDLFAFWDSSQRNDPGLNIALYANPKVDKLLEDARATSDTAVRNNDYALFEKQ; this is encoded by the coding sequence ATGCGTCTCAAAATCTCAAAAGCCTTCGCTAGTTTTTCCCTGACTGAAAAAGTTATTTTCGGGATTTTTGCCGTGGCTTTGGTGATTAGTACGGCGGTCATCTTGTGGAATATCAACAACCAATTTATGACTGAAGTGCCAGTCTCCGGTGGCACCATTCAAGAAGGAATCGTAGGCTACCCTCGTCTGATCAATCCTCTTTTTACTTATACCGACGCCGGCAATGACCTTACCTCGCTTATCTATTCCGGCTTGATGAAAGCCAACCCTGACGGGACTCTTTCACCAGACCTGGCCAAATCCTACAGCGTTTCAAAAGACGGTCTGACCTATTCTTTTATTCTGAAAAACAATCTCACTTTCCAAGACGGTACCCCTCTCACTACAGACGACGTCGAATTCACTATTCAAAAAGCCACTGATCCTGCCCTCAAAAGTCCAAAGGCTGCCAATTGGGATGGAGTTGTCATAGACAAAATCAGTCCAACTGAAATTCATTTCATTTTGAAAAAACCTTATTCGCCCTTTTTAGAAAACACCACTCTTGGTATTTTGCCTCAGCATATTTGGAAAGATATTGATGATGACCTTTGGCCTATCAGTATTTTCAATCAAGAACCCATCGGCTCAGGCCCGTACCGCATAAAAACTACCAGTAAAAACAAGTCCGGCCTCTATCAGTATTACCATCTCGTTCCTTTTGCCCAATACTCTCTAAGCAGGCCGTACATCAGCAACCTTATCATCCGCTTTTACACAAGTGACCAAGCTTTAATTGAGGCTTATAAAAAGGGTGAAATTGACACTCTAGATGGGATTACGGCGGATGAGGCTCAATCACTAGTGAAAACTGGGGCCCATGTTTTGACTACCCCTCTTCCACGAATCTTTGGCATTTTCTTCAACCAAAACCAAGCCACCGTGCTGGTAAATAAAGAGGTGCGTCAGGCCTTAAACATAGCCATCGACCGTACGGCTCTGATAAACACTGTTTTGGATGGCTATGGCATACCTGCTACCGGGGCCGTGCCAGACCTTTCTACAAACATTCCCGCCAATGGTCTTGCCAGCTCAACGGCTGACACGGCCTCTTCAACCCAGGACCAATTGATAGCCCAGGCTCGGGATATTCTCACCAAAGCTGGTTGGAAACCGGACGCAAACGGTATCATGACCAAACAAATAAAAAATGGAAAGCAGACAAGCACTCAAGTGCTCCGTTTTTCCATTTCTACTTCTGACGCACCAGACTTAAAGCAAACGGCTAGCATTGTGCAGAATATCTGGAGACAGGTGGGGGCAGACGTCAGCGTCAAAGTTTTTAATCTTTCTGATCTAAACCAAAGCGTGATCCGTCCTCGCAATTATGATGCCTTGCTTTTTGGAACGGCAATCGGTAGAGACATGGACCTCTTTGCCTTCTGGGATTCTTCTCAGCGCAACGATCCAGGTTTAAATATCGCTCTCTATGCCAACCCGAAAGTAGACAAGCTTCTCGAAGATGCCAGAGCCACTTCAGATACCGCAGTGCGCAACAATGACTACGCTCTTTTTGAAAAACAAA